A single Fusobacterium hominis DNA region contains:
- the gmhB gene encoding D-glycero-beta-D-manno-heptose 1,7-bisphosphate 7-phosphatase: MKKAIFLDRDGTINVEKDYLYRIEDFVFEDGVIEGLKILKELGYIFIVVTNQSGIARGYYTEKDVEVLNLHIQEILAKEGICIEKFYYCPHHAEKGIGKYKVECNCRKPKTGMLDSGVEEFDIDREASYMVGDNISDLQAGINAGMKPILVTTGHGANHLDEAMKLNAKIYPSLYDFAMALKIKK; encoded by the coding sequence ATGAAAAAAGCTATATTTCTAGATAGAGATGGAACTATAAATGTAGAAAAGGACTATCTTTATAGGATAGAAGATTTTGTATTTGAAGATGGTGTAATAGAGGGACTAAAAATATTAAAAGAATTGGGGTATATATTTATAGTAGTTACAAATCAATCTGGAATTGCAAGAGGATATTATACAGAAAAAGATGTTGAAGTTTTAAATTTACATATACAAGAAATTCTAGCAAAAGAAGGAATTTGTATAGAAAAATTCTATTATTGCCCACATCATGCTGAAAAAGGGATTGGTAAATACAAGGTAGAGTGCAACTGTAGAAAACCTAAAACAGGAATGTTAGATTCAGGTGTAGAAGAGTTTGATATTGACAGAGAAGCTTCATATATGGTTGGAGATAATATAAGTGACTTGCAAGCAGGAATAAATGCGGGAATGAAACCAATTTTAGTTACAACTGGACATGGAGCAAATCATCTAGACGAGGCAATGAAATTAAATGCTAAAATTTATCCTTCGTTATATGATTTTGCTATGGCTCTTAAAATAAAAAAATAG
- a CDS encoding UDP-N-acetylmuramoyl-tripeptide--D-alanyl-D-alanine ligase codes for MNTLLSILNKKFGIEKLGIKKIKNVVMDSRKIEKNSLFFAINNGNSYIQSVLDNGAAMVVADNYHGDDKRVIKVEDTIVAMQEIAKEYRKALDLKIVAITGSNGKTTTKDIVYSVLKEKYRCRKTLGNYNNHIGVPYTILQCDEQDEVLILEMGMSNFGEIDLLCKIALPDYGIITNIGDSHLEFLKNRENVCKAKTEMLKYIDPQSTILFGDDYYLKNIPGIKVGCGNNNDFQIKNIIDNENGVSFEIGDEKYFLPLNGTHNAFNAAMAVVVAKLFKMDYMSINKGLEALEISAMRFQKIEKGEIVYINDAYNASPISMDYSLETFSNLFNDKIKIAALGDMLELGEKEIEYHRHVVNKAISLNIDKIFLYGQRMKEALGALEDKKRVFHFDSKDDIAKQIESISGSRAVLLKGSRGMRMEEIIK; via the coding sequence ATGAACACTTTATTAAGCATATTAAACAAGAAATTTGGGATAGAAAAATTAGGAATAAAAAAAATAAAAAATGTTGTTATGGACAGTAGAAAAATTGAGAAAAATTCTCTTTTTTTTGCAATTAACAATGGAAACTCATATATCCAATCAGTATTAGATAATGGTGCAGCAATGGTAGTTGCAGACAACTATCATGGAGATGATAAAAGAGTTATAAAAGTAGAAGATACTATTGTAGCTATGCAAGAAATTGCAAAAGAGTATAGAAAAGCATTGGATCTTAAGATAGTTGCAATTACTGGAAGTAATGGGAAAACAACAACTAAAGATATAGTTTACAGTGTGTTAAAAGAAAAATATAGATGTAGAAAAACTTTAGGGAATTACAATAATCATATAGGTGTACCGTATACAATTTTACAGTGTGATGAACAAGATGAAGTATTGATATTAGAAATGGGTATGAGTAATTTTGGTGAGATAGATTTACTTTGTAAGATAGCACTTCCAGATTATGGAATAATTACAAATATTGGAGACTCACATCTTGAGTTTCTAAAAAATAGAGAAAATGTATGTAAGGCTAAAACAGAGATGTTAAAGTATATAGATCCTCAGTCAACTATTTTGTTTGGAGATGATTATTATTTGAAAAATATACCAGGAATAAAAGTTGGTTGTGGTAATAATAATGATTTTCAAATCAAAAACATAATTGATAATGAAAATGGAGTATCATTTGAAATTGGTGATGAGAAATATTTCTTGCCTTTAAATGGCACTCACAACGCTTTTAATGCAGCAATGGCAGTTGTGGTAGCTAAACTCTTTAAAATGGATTATATGAGCATAAATAAAGGGTTAGAAGCATTAGAGATAAGTGCTATGAGATTTCAAAAGATAGAAAAAGGTGAGATTGTCTATATAAATGATGCATATAATGCTAGTCCCATATCTATGGACTATTCACTTGAAACATTTAGCAATCTATTCAACGACAAAATTAAAATTGCAGCTTTAGGTGATATGCTTGAACTTGGTGAGAAGGAAATAGAGTACCATCGTCATGTAGTCAACAAAGCTATATCTCTTAATATTGATAAAATATTTCTTTATGGCCAAAGAATGAAAGAGGCTCTTGGGGCTTTAGAAGACAAGAAGAGAGTTTTTCACTTTGATAGTAAAGATGACATAGCAAAACAAATAGAGAGCATATCTGGATCTCGTGCAGTCTTATTAAAGGGATCTAGAGGAATGAGAATGGAAGAAATAATAAAATAA
- the mraY gene encoding phospho-N-acetylmuramoyl-pentapeptide-transferase has translation MLYLIGKYFQQFEFLKSIYLRTFIAFVIGFAIVLIAGKPFINYLKFKKFGEKIRTEGPASHMSKKGTPTMGGVLIVLSVLVTTLLVADISNRLILLLLVSLLGFAGIGFIDDYKKFTVNKKGLSGKKKLLGQGLIAVLVWVFVMIFGLTGSKMIDLSVINPIYSQSMFYIGSIGMLLFIIIILMGASNAVNITDGLDGLAIMPMVICSAILGVVAYFTGHIELCKHLNLFYIDGAGEITVFLSAICGSGLGFLWYNFYPAQIFMGDTGSLSLGGVLGVIAILLKQEIILPVVGGIFVIEALSVIIQVGSFKLRGKRVFKMAPIHHHFELCGLPETKVTMRFWITTLIFGIIALGIIRMRGIF, from the coding sequence ATGTTGTATTTGATAGGGAAGTATTTTCAACAGTTTGAGTTTTTAAAATCAATATATTTGAGAACATTTATAGCTTTTGTAATAGGTTTTGCTATTGTATTAATAGCAGGTAAGCCCTTTATAAACTATCTTAAGTTTAAGAAGTTTGGAGAAAAAATAAGAACAGAAGGGCCAGCAAGTCATATGTCAAAAAAAGGAACTCCTACTATGGGAGGAGTTTTGATCGTTTTAAGTGTACTTGTCACCACTCTTTTAGTTGCAGATATAAGCAATAGATTAATTTTGCTTTTGCTTGTTTCACTACTTGGATTTGCAGGAATAGGATTTATAGATGACTATAAGAAATTTACTGTAAATAAAAAGGGACTATCAGGTAAGAAAAAACTTTTAGGTCAAGGTCTAATTGCTGTTTTGGTTTGGGTATTTGTAATGATATTTGGGCTTACAGGAAGTAAAATGATAGATCTCTCGGTAATAAATCCTATATATAGTCAAAGTATGTTTTATATAGGTAGTATCGGTATGCTTTTATTTATCATAATAATTCTTATGGGAGCTTCAAATGCTGTTAATATAACAGATGGCTTAGATGGACTTGCAATTATGCCAATGGTAATATGCTCTGCAATCTTAGGAGTTGTGGCTTATTTTACAGGGCATATTGAACTATGTAAACATTTAAATCTTTTCTACATAGATGGAGCTGGAGAAATAACTGTATTTTTATCGGCAATATGTGGATCAGGGCTTGGATTTCTTTGGTACAATTTTTATCCTGCACAGATATTTATGGGAGACACAGGTTCTCTAAGTCTGGGAGGAGTTTTAGGAGTAATAGCAATACTTCTCAAACAGGAAATTATACTTCCTGTAGTGGGGGGAATATTTGTAATAGAAGCACTTTCAGTTATTATTCAGGTAGGTTCTTTTAAATTGAGAGGAAAAAGAGTGTTTAAAATGGCACCTATTCACCACCATTTTGAATTGTGTGGTCTGCCTGAAACAAAGGTAACTATGAGATTTTGGATTACTACCCTTATCTTTGGAATTATTGCTTTAGGTATCATCAGAATGAGAGGAATATTTTAA
- the murD gene encoding UDP-N-acetylmuramoyl-L-alanine--D-glutamate ligase, which produces MKKAMVFGAGVSGLGGKQLLEKMGYEVILVDDKSAISSKDAMNMLEGLDFFIKSPGVPYTELVIEAKKKNIEVIDEIELCYHYMLECKSNAKIIAVTGTNGKTTTTTKITELLNYAGYKARYAGNIGVSLGSLLSSDEKLDYIVLELSSFQLENVKKFKPFISMIINLTPDHLARYKDEKEYYDTKFNICKEQDKSEYFIFNTDCKEIVERKDMIPASLVSITKTDNRECDYQVIDGKLCYHGEEILECSKLSLKGQHNLENILFIVATAKLCNITNEKLQGFLYHTNPLEHRMEIVMDYGHIRFINDSKATNIDSSKFAIEAYDKCVLICGGYDKGLEWTPLIDLINSHVSEVYFIGDIAQELNSRLKKTSFNPDKIHMLHDVRNTLLDIKERFDKNDNITVLFSPATSSYDQFKNFEERGRVYKELVRDIFGR; this is translated from the coding sequence ATGAAGAAAGCTATGGTCTTTGGAGCAGGAGTTAGCGGACTTGGTGGAAAGCAACTTTTGGAAAAAATGGGATACGAAGTTATTTTAGTTGATGATAAATCTGCTATATCATCAAAAGATGCTATGAATATGTTAGAGGGATTAGATTTTTTTATTAAAAGTCCTGGAGTACCATATACAGAGTTAGTGATAGAAGCAAAGAAGAAAAACATTGAAGTTATAGATGAAATTGAATTATGTTATCATTATATGTTAGAATGTAAAAGTAATGCAAAAATAATAGCTGTAACTGGAACAAATGGGAAAACAACAACTACAACTAAGATAACAGAACTTTTAAATTATGCAGGATACAAAGCTAGATATGCAGGAAATATTGGTGTTAGCTTAGGAAGTTTATTATCTAGTGATGAAAAATTAGATTATATTGTCTTAGAACTTAGTTCGTTTCAGTTAGAAAATGTAAAGAAGTTTAAACCTTTTATATCAATGATTATAAATTTAACTCCAGATCATCTAGCTAGATACAAAGATGAAAAAGAGTATTATGATACTAAATTTAATATCTGTAAAGAGCAAGATAAAAGTGAATACTTTATTTTCAATACAGATTGCAAAGAGATAGTTGAAAGAAAAGATATGATACCAGCTAGTTTAGTATCAATTACAAAAACAGATAATAGAGAGTGTGATTACCAAGTAATAGATGGGAAATTATGTTATCACGGAGAAGAAATTCTTGAGTGTTCAAAATTATCTTTAAAAGGACAACATAATCTAGAAAACATTTTATTTATTGTAGCAACTGCAAAGTTATGTAATATTACAAATGAAAAATTACAAGGTTTTCTATATCATACTAATCCATTAGAGCATAGAATGGAAATAGTTATGGACTATGGACATATTAGATTTATAAATGATTCAAAAGCCACAAATATAGATTCTTCTAAATTTGCAATAGAAGCTTATGACAAATGTGTATTGATATGTGGTGGATATGATAAAGGGCTTGAATGGACTCCACTTATTGATCTTATAAATTCTCACGTAAGTGAAGTTTATTTTATAGGAGATATAGCCCAAGAGCTAAATAGCAGATTGAAGAAAACTAGTTTTAATCCAGATAAAATACACATGCTTCATGATGTTAGAAATACTCTTTTAGATATAAAAGAGAGATTTGACAAAAATGATAATATAACAGTGCTATTCTCTCCTGCTACTTCAAGTTATGATCAATTTAAAAACTTTGAAGAAAGAGGAAGAGTATATAAGGAATTAGTTAGAGATATTTTTGGTAGGTGA
- the murG gene encoding undecaprenyldiphospho-muramoylpentapeptide beta-N-acetylglucosaminyltransferase: MKKVILTTGGTGGHIYPALAVAQELKDRGVDVLFVGTSIRMEKDIVPKAGYRFIGLNIAPPKTIKNMFKYIRGIFQGFKIVMKEKPDAIIGFGNYISVPVVLAGIILRKKVYLQEQNANMGGMNKFFYRFVEKTFLAFEKTYDDIPIKYQKKVMVTGNPLRKETYTVDSAEEREKIKTEPGEKILLITGGSLGAKEINDGVLKNWDRFRENRNIRLYWATGEKNYDEIMRSIERAKMQDIVRPYFDNMINIMAAADLVICRAGALTISEIIELGKPSIIIPYSSIKVGQYANGKLLKDAGAALMYKNSESSRAIEKAFELLENQNELDTMKINIRNLKKDNPAGKIIETLDIWRN, from the coding sequence TTGAAAAAGGTAATCTTGACAACTGGTGGAACAGGTGGACATATATATCCTGCTCTTGCAGTAGCACAGGAATTGAAAGATAGAGGGGTAGATGTACTATTTGTAGGAACTAGTATCAGAATGGAAAAAGATATAGTTCCTAAGGCGGGATATAGATTTATTGGTTTAAATATAGCACCCCCAAAAACAATAAAAAATATGTTTAAATATATAAGGGGAATATTTCAAGGTTTTAAAATAGTTATGAAAGAAAAACCTGATGCAATTATAGGATTTGGAAACTATATATCAGTACCTGTAGTTTTAGCAGGGATAATACTTAGAAAAAAAGTTTATCTTCAAGAACAAAATGCCAATATGGGTGGAATGAATAAATTTTTCTATAGATTTGTAGAAAAGACATTTCTTGCTTTTGAAAAAACATATGATGATATTCCTATTAAGTATCAAAAGAAAGTTATGGTTACAGGAAATCCACTTAGAAAAGAAACTTATACAGTAGATTCAGCAGAAGAAAGAGAAAAAATTAAAACTGAACCTGGAGAAAAAATTCTTCTAATAACTGGTGGAAGTTTAGGTGCCAAAGAGATAAATGATGGGGTATTAAAAAACTGGGACAGATTTAGAGAAAATAGAAATATAAGACTTTACTGGGCAACTGGTGAGAAAAACTACGATGAGATAATGAGGAGTATAGAAAGAGCTAAAATGCAAGATATAGTGAGACCATATTTTGATAATATGATAAATATTATGGCTGCAGCAGATTTAGTTATTTGTAGAGCAGGAGCTCTAACTATCTCTGAGATAATAGAACTTGGAAAGCCCTCTATCATAATCCCATATAGTTCAATAAAAGTTGGACAATATGCAAATGGGAAATTGTTAAAAGATGCAGGAGCGGCACTTATGTATAAAAATTCGGAGTCTTCACGAGCTATAGAGAAAGCTTTTGAATTACTTGAAAATCAAAATGAACTGGATACGATGAAGATAAATATAAGAAATCTGAAAAAAGATAATCCAGCAGGAAAAATTATAGAAACTTTAGATATTTGGAGGAATTAA
- the murC gene encoding UDP-N-acetylmuramate--L-alanine ligase, translating to MEKIYFIGINGIGMSGLAKIMKTKGYDVEGSDLTRSYVTDELEKLGVVVHNEHSAKNLEGKTFDMIIASSAIKKENPEYDYAVKNGMKIIKRGELLAKLLNDEIGIAVAGTHGKTTTSSMAATVMLGLDPTIVVGGILPEIGSNAKAGKSGYFIAEADESDNSFLYMNPEYSIITNIEADHLDTHGTLENIIKSFSQFIDQTKKQVFVCDECEVLEKLAKTKDQNKIVRYSIIDKNADIFADNIEIKDGKTSYDVNVGGKFVGRFTLSIPGRHNILNSLPVIYLALEFGLDEKEIQNNLEKFRGSKRRYDVLYNRNGIKVIDDYAHHPTEIKATLQGAKSIENENITVIFQPHRYSRVKFLLNNFKDAFRGAEEIILLPIYSAGEKDEFGVNLEDLRGVIDESKVMIEQNPEKIDEKILSEDSQKVYMFMGAGDISKIAHRVAEKLEGKYR from the coding sequence TTGGAAAAGATTTATTTTATAGGGATAAACGGAATTGGAATGAGCGGACTTGCAAAGATTATGAAAACTAAGGGATATGACGTAGAAGGTAGTGACTTGACACGTTCATATGTAACTGATGAATTAGAAAAACTAGGTGTTGTGGTTCATAATGAGCATAGTGCAAAAAATCTTGAAGGAAAAACTTTTGATATGATAATAGCTTCAAGTGCTATAAAAAAAGAAAATCCTGAATATGACTATGCTGTTAAAAATGGAATGAAAATCATAAAAAGAGGAGAGCTTTTAGCTAAACTTTTAAATGATGAAATAGGTATAGCTGTAGCTGGAACTCATGGAAAAACTACAACAAGCTCAATGGCAGCAACTGTTATGCTAGGACTTGATCCTACGATTGTAGTTGGAGGAATACTTCCAGAGATAGGGTCAAATGCTAAAGCTGGAAAATCTGGATATTTTATAGCTGAAGCAGATGAAAGTGACAATTCATTCCTATATATGAATCCTGAATATTCAATAATTACAAATATAGAAGCAGATCACTTAGATACACACGGAACTTTAGAGAATATAATAAAATCTTTCTCACAATTTATAGATCAAACTAAAAAACAAGTTTTCGTATGTGATGAGTGTGAAGTATTAGAAAAACTTGCTAAAACAAAAGATCAAAATAAAATTGTAAGATATAGTATAATAGATAAAAATGCAGATATATTTGCAGATAATATAGAAATAAAAGATGGAAAAACATCTTATGATGTAAATGTAGGTGGTAAATTTGTAGGAAGATTTACATTATCTATTCCAGGAAGACACAACATACTAAATTCTCTTCCTGTTATATATTTAGCTTTAGAATTTGGACTTGATGAAAAAGAGATACAAAATAATCTTGAAAAATTTAGAGGTTCAAAAAGAAGATATGATGTTTTATATAATAGAAACGGAATAAAGGTTATAGATGACTATGCTCACCATCCTACAGAAATAAAAGCTACACTTCAAGGAGCAAAATCAATAGAAAATGAAAATATAACTGTAATATTCCAACCACATCGTTACAGTAGAGTAAAATTTTTACTAAACAACTTTAAAGATGCATTTAGGGGAGCAGAAGAAATAATACTTCTACCTATATACAGTGCTGGAGAAAAAGATGAGTTTGGAGTTAATCTTGAAGATTTAAGAGGAGTTATTGACGAATCAAAAGTTATGATTGAACAAAATCCTGAAAAGATAGATGAGAAAATTTTAAGTGAAGATTCACAAAAAGTTTATATGTTTATGGGAGCTGGAGATATTTCAAAAATAGCTCATAGAGTTGCAGAAAAATTAGAGGGGAAATATAGATAA
- the murB gene encoding UDP-N-acetylmuramate dehydrogenase codes for MIIFENHVMKNHSNMKVGGVAKRFIYIEDKNELKEVFDKYENIFLIGNGTNTLIDDEELDITFVSLKKLDKVEEVAEGLVRVEAGLDFNKLISFMNLNNYTGLENLAGIPGSVGGLVYMNGGAYGSEIFDCIKEIEIFDDNHEIRTLKRDEVGFSYRHTEIQAKKWVIISATFEFKRGFDLQKVIEIQALRESKQPLDKPNLGSTFKNPSGDFSARLISEAGLKGTKIGGAQVSEKHPNFIVNDGTATFKDILNILATVKSTIKEKYNIQLEEEIIILKNKSR; via the coding sequence ATGATAATATTTGAAAATCACGTTATGAAAAACCACTCAAATATGAAAGTTGGTGGAGTGGCAAAAAGATTTATATATATTGAAGATAAAAATGAATTAAAGGAAGTATTTGATAAGTATGAAAATATTTTTCTTATAGGAAATGGAACAAATACTTTAATAGATGATGAAGAATTAGATATAACTTTTGTTTCACTAAAAAAACTTGATAAAGTTGAAGAAGTTGCAGAAGGATTAGTAAGAGTAGAAGCAGGATTAGATTTTAATAAACTTATCTCTTTTATGAACCTTAATAATTATACAGGACTTGAAAATCTTGCAGGGATACCTGGAAGTGTTGGTGGACTTGTATATATGAATGGTGGAGCATATGGAAGTGAAATATTTGACTGTATAAAAGAGATAGAGATATTTGATGATAACCATGAAATCAGAACTTTAAAAAGAGATGAAGTTGGATTTTCATATAGACATACAGAGATTCAAGCTAAAAAATGGGTTATTATAAGTGCAACATTTGAATTTAAAAGAGGGTTTGATTTACAAAAAGTTATTGAGATACAGGCACTTCGTGAGAGCAAGCAGCCTCTTGATAAACCAAATCTAGGAAGTACATTTAAAAATCCTAGTGGAGATTTTTCTGCAAGATTAATTTCTGAAGCTGGACTTAAAGGTACAAAAATAGGTGGAGCTCAAGTATCAGAAAAACACCCTAACTTTATAGTAAATGATGGAACTGCTACTTTTAAAGATATTTTAAATATTTTGGCAACAGTTAAGTCTACAATAAAAGAAAAATACAACATTCAATTGGAAGAAGAGATAATTATATTAAAAAACAAAAGCAGATAG
- a CDS encoding D-alanine--D-alanine ligase encodes MKIAVFMGGISSEREVSLRSGAAILESLLKQGYDAYGVDVNHDNLVSAFTDNDYDLAYIALHGGYGENGTFQGLLDMLGKPYTGSGAMESAVTMDKAYTKALANEVGIKTAKTYYDVDSIDSYPVVIKPTRDGSSVGVYFCNNKEEAQKALKELAGQKPIIEEMIKGEELTVGVMNGEALGVIRILPKNGYYDYESKYAAGGSVHEFPAKIDKKAYEKAMENALKIHNVVGLKGISRSDFILKDNEVYFLEVNTCPGMTKTSLIPDVGTLKGYSFDDLVKIMVETFKK; translated from the coding sequence ATGAAAATAGCAGTATTTATGGGAGGAATATCTTCAGAAAGAGAAGTCTCACTTAGAAGTGGAGCAGCAATATTAGAAAGCTTATTAAAACAAGGATATGATGCTTATGGAGTAGATGTAAATCATGATAATCTTGTTTCAGCATTTACAGACAATGATTATGATTTAGCATATATTGCACTTCATGGAGGATATGGAGAAAATGGAACATTCCAAGGGCTTTTAGATATGTTAGGAAAACCATATACAGGATCAGGAGCTATGGAAAGTGCTGTTACAATGGATAAAGCATATACAAAAGCATTAGCTAATGAAGTTGGAATAAAAACAGCTAAAACTTATTATGATGTTGATAGTATTGACTCTTATCCAGTAGTTATAAAACCTACAAGAGATGGTTCTAGTGTAGGAGTATATTTTTGCAACAATAAAGAAGAAGCACAAAAAGCTTTAAAAGAACTTGCTGGGCAAAAACCTATCATTGAAGAAATGATAAAAGGGGAAGAATTAACTGTTGGAGTAATGAATGGAGAAGCTCTAGGAGTAATTAGAATACTTCCTAAAAATGGGTATTATGACTATGAGTCAAAATATGCAGCTGGAGGATCAGTTCACGAATTTCCAGCTAAAATAGATAAAAAAGCTTATGAAAAAGCCATGGAAAATGCTCTTAAAATTCATAATGTAGTAGGACTTAAAGGAATTTCAAGAAGTGACTTTATATTAAAAGATAATGAAGTGTATTTTCTAGAAGTAAACACATGCCCAGGAATGACAAAAACAAGTTTAATACCAGATGTTGGAACATTAAAGGGGTACAGCTTTGATGATCTGGTAAAAATAATGGTAGAAACATTTAAAAAATAG
- a CDS encoding cell division protein FtsQ/DivIB, translating into MKFIIKLGFIFFVSWILYLIPSRFLPMDLFRIKEIKIQGNSKNLSSELTELASSLYNNNIWEIDLKEIQNFLAKDVRIKKTDVEVVSLGKLLINIEERKLKYYAQIGNKVYLVDDEGVIFGFLREKDELDTYFIKVEKEEDIKDLLKICRMIDENILKNLVSQIYKRDKNCVEIVLTDGTVIKTDFEVEKEKYKIVENLYYELIKTKKIEYIDLRFNDFIVKSLGDKSNGK; encoded by the coding sequence TTGAAGTTTATAATAAAACTGGGGTTTATATTTTTCGTAAGCTGGATATTGTACCTAATACCTAGTAGATTTCTTCCAATGGATCTATTTAGAATAAAGGAGATCAAAATTCAAGGAAATTCAAAAAATTTATCAAGTGAATTGACAGAATTAGCAAGTAGCCTTTATAATAATAATATATGGGAAATCGATCTTAAAGAAATACAGAATTTTTTAGCAAAAGATGTCAGAATAAAGAAAACAGATGTAGAAGTTGTGTCCCTTGGTAAACTCCTTATAAATATTGAAGAGAGAAAACTTAAATATTATGCACAAATAGGGAATAAAGTCTACCTAGTTGATGATGAAGGGGTGATATTCGGATTTCTTAGAGAAAAAGATGAGTTAGACACTTATTTTATAAAGGTTGAAAAAGAAGAAGATATCAAAGATCTTTTAAAAATTTGTAGAATGATTGATGAGAATATTTTAAAAAACCTTGTATCTCAAATATACAAACGTGATAAAAATTGTGTAGAGATCGTGTTGACTGATGGAACTGTTATAAAAACAGATTTTGAAGTTGAGAAAGAGAAGTATAAGATAGTTGAAAATTTGTATTATGAACTTATAAAAACCAAAAAAATTGAATATATTGACTTAAGGTTTAATGACTTTATCGTCAAAAGTTTGGGGGATAAAAGTAATGGTAAGTAA
- the ftsA gene encoding cell division protein FtsA, translating into MVSKDGIVKTVVDVGSGRIKAIIGELSSNGETLKVLKYIDGPSKGMIKGEVQDGKALSKSIQDVLDKLRVATNEPINSISIGITGEKIKSRTVNTELALDEEVEINDTHIQKLIEKAEEKVFTGEEQILKTEIYNIRVDNSGIVKNPIGVQGSKLQGDVHLIYTNNETVSKLIATVNSIDVDVEKIILNSYASVKSTLDEEDMRMGVALVDIGEGTTDIILYKNEKLIYVESIPLGGRHFKTDLMYLYNIEEEEVADEILDKYRTRDIGEDGSIYYTGCDKPIMATDLQRIITARLKEIIDYVDSTIQKSGFNGYLGKGLVLTGGVIGDKLINVDQLLDMINQKTGYVARKVLPPNEFSGLEKADSSMATVIGLFYEVMEEEDRKLKTGSYTHQDIEVRNERKIQPQEDEVSKILEQHSGEEVEEKEKGKFISTVKEWFSHFI; encoded by the coding sequence ATGGTAAGTAAAGATGGAATTGTAAAAACAGTAGTGGACGTTGGAAGCGGAAGAATAAAAGCCATTATTGGGGAACTTTCTTCAAATGGAGAAACATTAAAAGTCTTGAAATATATTGATGGCCCTAGCAAAGGAATGATAAAAGGGGAAGTTCAAGATGGAAAGGCTCTATCAAAATCCATTCAAGATGTCCTAGACAAATTGAGAGTTGCAACTAATGAGCCAATAAACTCCATATCTATTGGTATAACAGGTGAAAAAATAAAATCAAGAACAGTAAATACAGAACTTGCTTTAGATGAAGAAGTTGAAATAAACGATACACACATTCAAAAGCTTATTGAAAAAGCTGAAGAAAAAGTATTTACAGGTGAAGAACAGATTTTAAAGACAGAGATCTATAATATTAGAGTTGACAATTCAGGGATAGTAAAAAATCCAATTGGAGTACAAGGAAGTAAACTTCAAGGAGATGTTCACCTTATATATACTAATAATGAAACTGTTTCAAAACTTATAGCAACTGTAAACAGTATTGATGTGGATGTTGAAAAAATAATATTAAATTCATACGCCTCTGTGAAATCAACGTTAGATGAAGAGGACATGAGAATGGGAGTAGCCCTAGTTGATATAGGTGAGGGAACTACCGATATAATACTTTACAAAAATGAAAAACTGATATATGTGGAATCGATTCCTCTTGGAGGAAGACATTTTAAAACTGACCTGATGTATCTATATAACATAGAAGAAGAGGAAGTTGCGGATGAAATCCTAGATAAGTATAGAACAAGAGATATAGGAGAAGATGGCAGCATATATTATACAGGTTGTGACAAGCCGATTATGGCTACAGATCTTCAAAGGATCATAACTGCCAGATTAAAAGAAATTATTGATTATGTAGACAGTACTATTCAAAAATCCGGATTTAATGGATATTTAGGGAAGGGACTTGTCTTAACTGGTGGAGTTATAGGTGACAAATTGATCAATGTTGATCAACTACTAGATATGATAAATCAAAAGACTGGATATGTTGCCAGAAAAGTATTGCCACCAAATGAGTTTAGTGGACTTGAAAAAGCAGATTCAAGCATGGCCACTGTAATTGGACTTTTCTATGAAGTTATGGAAGAGGAAGATAGAAAGCTAAAAACAGGAAGCTATACTCATCAGGATATTGAAGTAAGAAACGAAAGAAAGATACAACCTCAAGAAGATGAAGTTTCAAAAATATTAGAGCAACATTCAGGCGAGGAAGTAGAAGAAAAAGAAAAAGGTAAATTTATCAGTACTGTAAAAGAGTGGTTCTCACACTTTATTTAA